A window of Thermoplasmata archaeon genomic DNA:
GGACCTCGCGCGCTCCCTGCACGTCCAGCTCGTCGAGGAGCACTACGCGTACCGCACGGTCTCCCTCAAGGTGAAATTCTCCGACTTCGAAGTCCATACGCGGTCCCGCAGCCTGAAGGTCCACACGACCGAGCTCGAACCGATTCTCGTCCTCAGCCAGGTCCTCCTCAAGGAAGTCCTAGTCACCGGCCGCAAGGTGCGTCTCGTCGGCGTGCGTCTGTCGAACCTCTCGGACCGAGCCGCGCCGCAATCCACGCTCGCCCGGTGGTCAGCCGTCCCGGCGGCTAGAGGACCTTGACGTCCAGGGCGGTCTGGACGTTCGCGACCTTGTTCGCCACGGTGAAGAAGGGCGAGCCAGCGAAGAGCAAGCCCACGGCGTTTCCCTGGTAGTCCATAATGAGCGCGCCGGAATCGCCGCCCGCGCTGAACGAGCCCTTGTCGCCCTGGATGATCATCTGGTCCGTGAACAGGAAGGAACCCGCGGAATAGCCGACGCGCAGGGTGGCGCTCACGTCCCGGACCACGCCGTTCGTCACGCGGGTCGTGCGGCCGCTCTTCATCACCTTCTCCTCGAGGTCTGCCGCGCGCGTGCCGCGGACGCGGCCGATGTTCAGGATCTCCGGAGTCACGTCCCTCGCGTCGTAGGGCAGGGCGAGCGCCGCGTCCACCGTGTTCGTCTCCTCCGCCTGCACCTTGACGAACGAGGCGAGCCTCGCGATCACGTCCCTGTCCTCTTTGCCGCCGTCGTACCGCCCCGGCTGCAGGATCGGGTCGCCCTCGACGCCGCGGTTCTCGTTCGCGAGGACGTGGTTGTTGCTCAGGATCAGTGTGTCCTGCCCGCGTTTCACAAGGCAACCCAGGGTGCCCGCCGTGATCGCGTAATGGCCGATCGACAGGCCTCCCATGGCCGGCCGCACCTTCCGGTGGTAGATGGGCGGGATGGGCCGCCAGATCGAGAACTCGCCGGACTGCTCGATGTCCGTGGGCACGCCCTCGATCTCGTCCGGGATGACCTCGCCGTCCTTGACGAGGAGGGGGTGGAGCTTCTCCTTGACGTACACCTTGACCGCGACATCCTCCGTGACCACGCCGCGGACGCGCTTCCTTCCGATTCCCACGCCCACGACGTTCGGGTGGACGTTCGCCGTGACGCCTTCCGTTTCGATGCCGAGGTACTGGGCTTCGCAGACCGCCTTTGCCTCTTCGGGCCTCATCGCATCCCTCCTAGAGCGCCTTGAACGGCCCAGAGACGACGACCTCGACCGGGACGTTCTCGAGCATGCGCGGCACAGCCTTGCGGACCTTCGGGCTGTCCTTCGCGACGTACACGCGGATCACGGTCTTCCCGCCCGACCTGCCGATGCCCACGCCGACGACGCCCGGCGTCTTCATCAGTCTGGCTTCGTTGCGCTTCTTGACCTCCTCCACTGAGGTCATGCCGCCGTCATGGGAGGTCGCGGCCATAAATCCATTGAGGGCATCCCACGCGGCGAAGGCGCGCCGAGTCGCTCGGGACCTTCCCATCTCTGGGTCCGTTTCGTATATACACGTCCGTTCCCTTCGCCTCTTTCTTAGGAACACTTAAATCTAGGATTGTGGCCATCCCGCGGCATTCTCCCGAACGTCGAGACTCGGGAGGAGGGACACCATGGCCGTGTTTGACACTGGAGACGTTGCTTGGGTGCTCGCCGCAACCGGCCTCGTCATGCTGATGACGCCTGCCTTGGGCTTCTTCTACGGCGGCTTGGTGCGCCGTAAGAACCTCGTGTCCACGATCGTCCAGTGCATGATCATCTTCGCTGTCGTGAGCCTCGTGTGGGCTCTGTGGGGTTACAGCCTCGCGTTCTCCAACGACGCGGGGTTCGGTCTCATCGGGAACCTGAACAACGTCTTCCTGATCGGCATCGACGCGAACACAGCCGGGTTCTATTCGGCACTCATCCCGAGCCTCCTCTTTTTCGCCTTCCAGCTCAAGTTCGCCGCGATCACGCCCGCGCTCATCATCGGCGCGTTCGCGGAGCGAATCCGCTTCAAAGCGTTGCTCATCTTCATCATCCTCTGGGCGACGTTCATCTACGCTCCGATTGCCCACTGGGTCTGGGGCGACGGGGGCTGGCTTCGGGGACTCGGCGTCTTGGATTTCGCGGGCGGCCTCGTGGTCCATGTTTCCGCAGGGCTCTCGGCCATCGCCGCAGCGCTGGTCATCGGACGGCGCAAGGACGTCGAAGGCAACCACAACCCACGTCCGAACAACATCCCCTTCGTAATCCTCGGCGCCGCGATTCTGTGGTTCGGTTGGTTCGGATTCAACGGCGGGAGTGCCCTCGCCGCGGACAATGTGGCCATCAACGCCCTCGTCGTCACGAACCTCTCGGCCTCGGCGTCCGCGGTAACCTGGATGATGGTGGACTGGTTCCGGAACGGAAAGCCCTCCGCGGTGGGGATTTCCGTCGGAGCCGTGGCCGGCATGGTCGCCATCACTCCTGCATCGGGATACGTGGCCCCCTGGGCCAGCCTGATCATCGGCATGGGCGCGGGGATCGCCTCGAATCTCGTCTCGAACTGGCGGGCCCGAACGCATCTCGACGACTCCCTGGACGTCTTCGCGTGTCACGGGATGGGCGCCATCTGGGGCATGATTGCCACGGGACTGTTCGCCACCCTCGAAATCAACGCGGCCGGCGGGAACGGCCTGTTCTTTGGGGATCCCGGTCGGGTCGGGGTTGAGGCGCTCGGCGTGGCGGTCGTCGCGGCGTTCTCGTTCTTCGGCTCCTTCGCGCTCCTGAAGCTCATCAACCTCTTCACTCCCTTGCGCGTTAGCCCCCAGGAAGAGGAAGCCGGTCTCGATCTCAGCGAGCACGGCGAGGAAGCCTACACCTGAGCACTCGGCGCCACGAAATCCGCACGGCGG
This region includes:
- a CDS encoding ammonium transporter, translating into MAVFDTGDVAWVLAATGLVMLMTPALGFFYGGLVRRKNLVSTIVQCMIIFAVVSLVWALWGYSLAFSNDAGFGLIGNLNNVFLIGIDANTAGFYSALIPSLLFFAFQLKFAAITPALIIGAFAERIRFKALLIFIILWATFIYAPIAHWVWGDGGWLRGLGVLDFAGGLVVHVSAGLSAIAAALVIGRRKDVEGNHNPRPNNIPFVILGAAILWFGWFGFNGGSALAADNVAINALVVTNLSASASAVTWMMVDWFRNGKPSAVGISVGAVAGMVAITPASGYVAPWASLIIGMGAGIASNLVSNWRARTHLDDSLDVFACHGMGAIWGMIATGLFATLEINAAGGNGLFFGDPGRVGVEALGVAVVAAFSFFGSFALLKLINLFTPLRVSPQEEEAGLDLSEHGEEAYT